TCGGCGACGACGGAAAACCGTTGATCATCACGAAGGTGACAAGCGGCAAGGCCGAGATCTACACCCCGACGGCGGCCTTGAAGAACGGCGACACCGACCCGGTGCCGATGCATAAGGTCGGCGAGATTGCGCTGCCGAAGACGCAGACGGAGAACCCGCTCAACACGTTCGGCCGGATCGCCATCACCGGTGCGGCCCGTTCGTCGGACGGCTCCCGGGTGGTTCTGCGCACCTACGCGGATGCCTTCGAGTTCGACGTGAGCGGCGGTGACATCGTCGGCGCGCTCACCACCGGCAAACCGCGGGTTACGGCGCTGGCCGACCCGTTCGGCGAGGCGATCAGCTACACCCCGGACGGGAAGACGTTCGTCACCGTCTCCGACGCGGGCCGGTTCACCGAGGAGGAGACCCTCGACGTCCTCAGCTATACGCCGTCCAGTTCGACCGCGGTGCCACTGGCTCCGGCCGAGGGCGTGAAGGCGGCCGCTTCGAAATCCTGGACCGCTGGGCTGGGCCTCGACGAGATCATGTACATGGTCGGCGCGGTCGGGTTGATCGGTCTGCTGCTGGTCGGCGCCGGCATCATCGGCATCGTCCGGGCGCGCCGCCGGGTGCCGGAGGCCGACGCGTCCGAGACGTCGGACCCGGATGGCGGGCCGGTCGGCACGCGCGCAGGCCGTGCCGTCGACGGTTCCGCGGCACCAGGTGACCGTAAGGGTGGTGTCTACGGTGGCGGCGCCCCCGCGGGCGGCGGGGCTTACGGCGGTGGCGCGGGTCGCGGTGGTCCGGCACCGGCAGGCGGTGCCGTGTACGGCGGTGCCGGCGGCCGGCCAGCAGGCGCCGGCGGTGGCTACGGTGCGGCACGGCCGGACGGCGGCGTCGGTGGCGGCGTGTACGGCGGTGCTCGCCCGCCAGCCGGTGGCGGTGGTCGCCCTCCGGCTGGTGGCGGTGCTCGCCCGCCGGCTGGTGGCGGTGGTCGCCCTCCAGTCGGTGGCGGCGGTCGTCCCCCAGCGAGTGGCACCCCTCGCCCCCCGGCCGGTGGCGTCGGTCGTCCCCAGGGCGGTGGCGGCGGTCGTCCGCAGGGTGCCGGCGGTCGTCCTGGCAGCGGTGTTTATGGCGGTGACGGCGGCCAGCCCGGCGCCGGTCGTGCCGAGCCGCCTCGGCGCGGTGGGCAGGAGCCCGACCAGCGGGGCCAGCGGCCCGGCCGTCGGCGTGACGACGATGCGCCCGTCGACCCGTACGGGCCGTATCCCGGGGGCGGTCGCGGCCACCGGGGCGACCGCTACTGACGGACGTCGGGGCTCTCATCCGTCCCTGAGAACGAACGTGGGTGAGCGCCTGTCGCACTCACCCACCCAGCGACCGGTCAGATCCGGCGCAGCACCGCCACGACTCGGCCCATGATGGTGGCGTCGTCACCGGGGATCGGGTCGAAGGCTGGGTTCTGTGGCATCAGCCAGACGTGCCCGTCGCGCCGCCGGTAGGTCTTGACGGTCGCCTCGCCGTCGAGCATGGCGGCCACGATCTCGCCCGAGTCGGCGGTCGGCTGCTGCCGAACGACCACCCAGTCGCCGTCGCAGATCGCCGCGTCGAGCATCGAGTCGCCCTTGACCTGGAGCATGAAGACCTCGCCCTCGCCCACCAACTCGCGGGGCAGCGGGAAGATGTCCTCCACGGCCTGCTCGGCGAGGATCGGCCCACCAGCGGCGATCCGGCCAAGCATCGGCACGTACGCCGGGGTCGGTCGTTGTGCCCGGGACAGCTCGTCGTCGATGGCCTCGCTGGGGGCGCGAACGTCCACGGCGCGCGGCCGGTTGGGGTCGCGGCGCAGGAAGCCCTTCTTCTCCAGCTCCTTGAGCTGGTAGGCGACGCTGGACGGCGACACCAGGCCGACGGCCTCGCCGATCTCCCGGACGCTCGGCGGGTAGCCGTACCGCTCCACCCAGGTGCGGATGAATTCCAGGATGCGACGCTGGCG
The nucleotide sequence above comes from Micromonospora luteifusca. Encoded proteins:
- the lexA gene encoding transcriptional repressor LexA; amino-acid sequence: MTEDRASRPKSPQQITDAGPPATRRRSAARSRTGQPAVRPVTPVVSAFPDPATVDLTARQRRILEFIRTWVERYGYPPSVREIGEAVGLVSPSSVAYQLKELEKKGFLRRDPNRPRAVDVRAPSEAIDDELSRAQRPTPAYVPMLGRIAAGGPILAEQAVEDIFPLPRELVGEGEVFMLQVKGDSMLDAAICDGDWVVVRQQPTADSGEIVAAMLDGEATVKTYRRRDGHVWLMPQNPAFDPIPGDDATIMGRVVAVLRRI